One window from the genome of Erwinia sorbitola encodes:
- a CDS encoding glycosyltransferase family 9 protein, producing MSLEVFYKKKLSGVMKESKVKWINRALTLYTFFSRHLKKNKPLNAEMEFQRIAIFSTTALGDLMFNTPAIFALKQRYPQASFVLVSSVKNGPLVDPSPWFDEVFYWDNKIRNAHRLIKSLRGFQPQLTVILHSYMPYDVLCAVLSNSEYIIRDQYRVDSPLMDRWLNLYSRPYNGHLIQRKLDLLTPLGCRNDDCRMHIPVAWRASENPGGKIRIGFQMGASEAKRCWPVKRFAELASLLCQDDQYQVVLTGGPKDRGLVAEFEQLVGPEIFSLVENKVGKTSLVELLTLIDGLNVLVTGDTGPLHLAIALQTATVSLYADAEPKHTGPYQDPQLHMIMKLDEIRPDSRQPLEQISAEAVQEKITQLVSA from the coding sequence ATGAGTCTGGAAGTGTTTTATAAGAAAAAGTTGAGTGGTGTAATGAAGGAATCTAAAGTAAAGTGGATTAACCGGGCATTAACGTTATATACCTTTTTCTCCCGCCACCTGAAAAAAAATAAACCCCTGAATGCCGAAATGGAATTTCAGCGTATAGCGATTTTTTCGACTACCGCGCTGGGCGATTTGATGTTTAACACGCCTGCCATCTTTGCGTTGAAACAGCGATATCCTCAAGCCTCGTTCGTCCTTGTATCCAGTGTGAAAAACGGCCCGTTAGTCGATCCCAGCCCGTGGTTTGATGAGGTTTTTTACTGGGATAATAAGATTCGAAATGCGCACCGCTTGATTAAGTCTCTGCGTGGCTTTCAGCCGCAGCTTACGGTGATTCTGCATTCTTATATGCCTTATGACGTGCTATGTGCTGTGTTGTCCAACAGCGAATACATTATCCGCGATCAGTATCGGGTCGATAGCCCGCTGATGGATCGTTGGTTGAATCTCTATTCCAGGCCTTATAACGGACATTTGATTCAACGTAAGCTAGATCTGCTCACCCCGCTTGGATGTCGTAATGACGATTGTCGCATGCATATTCCGGTTGCCTGGCGTGCCAGTGAAAACCCGGGGGGTAAAATTCGTATCGGTTTTCAGATGGGGGCTTCAGAAGCTAAACGCTGCTGGCCGGTTAAGCGTTTTGCCGAGTTAGCCAGCTTGCTGTGCCAGGATGATCAATACCAGGTCGTACTCACTGGCGGCCCCAAAGATCGGGGTTTGGTGGCTGAGTTTGAGCAGCTGGTGGGGCCTGAGATTTTTTCCCTCGTGGAGAATAAAGTGGGGAAAACTTCGCTGGTGGAGCTGCTGACGCTAATCGACGGGCTGAATGTATTAGTGACAGGAGACACAGGCCCGCTTCATCTTGCCATTGCATTGCAAACCGCTACCGTCAGCCTCTATGCGGATGCAGAGCCTAAACACACCGGGCCTTATCAGGATCCGCAGCTGCATATGATTATGAAGTTGGATGAAATACGGCCTGACAGCCGCCAGCCGTTAGAGCAAATTAGTGCAGAAGCGGTGCAGGAAAAGATTACTCAATTAGTATCAGCTTAA
- the galE gene encoding UDP-glucose 4-epimerase GalE, whose protein sequence is MAILITGGAGYIGSHTVMSLLENQYDVVVLDNLVNASPIALERVERLTGCKITFYPNDIQDREQLRSIFAQHDISAVIHFAGLKSVSESVAKPLEYYQNNVAGTLILLDEMRAAGVHDFIFSSSATVYGAPESTPLRETSRTGGTTNPYGTSKLMVEQILLDFAKACPDFAITILRYFNPVGAHESGLIGEDPNGIPNNLMPYISQVASGKLQRLSIFGDDYPTPDGTGVRDYVHVMDLAEGHLKALQHIRQFPGVSIYNLGTGVGYSVLQMLKAFEKVSGRPVPYQIVPRREGDIAECWADVEQASKHLGWKARRGLDEMMRDAWNWQEKNPLGFQS, encoded by the coding sequence ATGGCAATTCTGATAACTGGCGGGGCTGGCTATATCGGTTCTCACACCGTGATGTCACTGCTGGAAAACCAGTATGACGTGGTGGTACTGGACAATCTGGTCAATGCATCCCCGATCGCCCTGGAGAGAGTGGAACGTTTAACCGGCTGCAAAATCACGTTCTATCCGAATGATATCCAGGATCGCGAACAGCTGAGATCGATTTTTGCCCAACATGACATCTCCGCAGTTATCCACTTTGCTGGTTTGAAATCCGTTAGTGAGTCCGTCGCTAAACCTCTCGAATACTATCAAAACAATGTTGCCGGCACGCTGATCTTGCTGGATGAGATGCGTGCGGCGGGCGTTCACGACTTTATATTCAGCTCTTCGGCGACGGTTTATGGTGCGCCGGAATCGACACCGCTGCGTGAGACCTCCAGAACTGGCGGCACAACGAATCCTTACGGTACCTCCAAGCTGATGGTTGAACAGATCCTGCTCGACTTCGCCAAAGCCTGCCCGGATTTTGCAATCACCATCCTGCGTTACTTTAATCCTGTGGGCGCCCATGAGTCAGGCCTGATTGGGGAAGATCCGAATGGCATCCCGAACAACCTGATGCCGTATATTTCTCAGGTTGCCAGTGGAAAACTTCAGCGCCTGTCAATTTTTGGTGACGACTACCCCACCCCAGATGGAACCGGTGTTCGCGACTACGTCCATGTAATGGATTTAGCGGAGGGCCATTTAAAAGCGCTGCAACATATCCGGCAATTCCCCGGAGTCAGCATTTACAATCTGGGAACAGGCGTTGGCTATTCCGTACTGCAAATGCTGAAAGCATTCGAAAAAGTTTCAGGCCGCCCGGTGCCGTACCAGATTGTTCCACGCCGGGAGGGTGATATTGCCGAATGCTGGGCTGATGTTGAGCAGGCAAGCAAGCACCTGGGCTGGAAAGCCCGGCGTGGTCTCGATGAGATGATGCGGGATGCATGGAACTGGCAGGAAAAAAACCCTCTCGGCTTTCAGAGCTGA
- a CDS encoding O-antigen ligase family protein encodes MLHNRLERAFPLAPENVIDMAGYFGVGIFCGLILLRETGKKWLYLPIAMLFVAILLTQSRGPLFSLIIALAPMMLLIKRLHRKDWLIIGLILLAIGLGMVYTNSFDVLIARIQNSYSQSFVRFGIWENALSYIQQKPWFGWGFGQELNFVNEIGQRVHTTHSLYFSSLLKGGIVGGLMLLVVIGYGFYLGWQHIKAHQALEASMFLFVLLFYTTQGMFLIGNPGTSWVMFWLPLAIIMVLPKRQ; translated from the coding sequence TTGCTGCATAATCGCCTTGAAAGAGCCTTCCCGCTGGCACCGGAAAACGTGATAGATATGGCTGGCTACTTTGGTGTCGGTATCTTTTGCGGGCTGATTCTGCTGCGAGAAACCGGTAAAAAATGGCTCTACCTGCCCATTGCGATGCTCTTTGTCGCCATTCTGCTTACGCAAAGCCGTGGCCCGCTGTTCTCACTGATTATTGCACTGGCCCCGATGATGTTGTTAATCAAACGATTACATCGCAAAGACTGGTTAATCATTGGCCTGATCTTACTGGCGATCGGGTTGGGCATGGTATATACCAACAGCTTTGACGTTTTAATTGCGCGTATACAGAACAGTTACTCACAGAGTTTTGTTCGTTTTGGTATCTGGGAAAATGCACTGAGCTATATACAGCAGAAACCGTGGTTTGGCTGGGGCTTTGGTCAGGAGCTAAACTTTGTGAACGAAATCGGGCAGCGGGTTCATACCACGCACAGCCTCTATTTCTCTTCATTGCTGAAAGGTGGCATTGTCGGTGGGCTGATGCTGCTGGTGGTGATTGGTTACGGTTTCTATCTGGGATGGCAGCATATTAAAGCGCACCAGGCGCTGGAAGCATCAATGTTTCTCTTTGTCCTGCTGTTTTATACCACTCAGGGGATGTTCCTGATTGGTAATCCTGGCACATCGTGGGTGATGTTCTGGCTGCCACTGGCTATTATTATGGTATTACCTAAACGGCAGTAA